Proteins from a genomic interval of Quercus lobata isolate SW786 chromosome 11, ValleyOak3.0 Primary Assembly, whole genome shotgun sequence:
- the LOC115968567 gene encoding LL-diaminopimelate aminotransferase, chloroplastic — MSVMQQLSSPISSSSSAFLSHSSFNSRSKNVSVPAKRIGICKCVAVPQEAQTAYTTKVSRNANMAKLQAGYLFPEIARRKAAHLLKYPDAQVISLGIGDTTEPIPEVITSAMAKRAHELSTLEGYSGYGDEQGEKALRAAICSTFYNGLTVTQDDIFVSDGAKSDISRLQVLFGANVTMAVQDPSYPAYVDSSVIMGQTGQFQKDVQKYQRIEYMKCTPENGFFPDLSTVPRTDIIFFCSPNNPTGAAATREQLTQLVKFAKQNGSIIVYDSAYAMYTSEDNPRSIYEIPGAKEVAIETSSFSKYAGFTGVRLGWTVVPKILLFSDGFPVAKDFNRIVCTSFNGASNIAQAGGLACLSPEGLKAMRDVVGFYKENTNIIVETFDSLGFKVYGGKNAPYVWVHFPGRNSWDVFSEILEKTHVVTTPGSGFGPAGDGFIRVSAFGHRKNVLEACKRFKQLYK; from the exons ATGTCTGTAATGCAACAACTCTCATCTCCAatctcttcatcttcttcagcttTCCTTTCCCATTCCAGCTTTAATTCGAG AAGTAAAAATGTTTCGGTTCCGGCAAAAAGAATCGGTATTTGTAAATGTGTTGCAGTGCCTCAGGAGGCTCAGACTG CTTACACGACAAAGGTCTCTCGCAATGCAAACATGGCCAAACTTCAAGCGGGTTACCTTTTTCCAGAG ATTGCTAGGAGGAAGGCTGCACACTTGCTGAAGTACCCAGATGCACAAGTGATAAGCCTTGGAATTGGTGACACTACTGAGCCTATTCCGGAAGTTATTACTTCTGCAATGGCAAAG AGAGCACATGAATTGTCAACACTAGAGGGTTACAGTGGTTATGGAGATGAGCagggtgaaaaa GCTCTGAGAGCTGCAATTTGTTCAACATTTTATAACGGTCTTACTGTAACACAAGACGACATATTTGTCTCAGATGGTGCAAAATCTGATATTTCCCGCCTTCAG GTTCTTTTTGGGGCTAATGTTACAATGGCAGTGCAAGACCCATCATACCCG GCTTATGTGGACTCAAGTGTTATCATGGGCCAGACTGGACAGTTTCAGAAGGATGTCCAGAAGTATCAGAGGATTGAATATATGAAGTGTACTCCAGAGAATGGCTTCTTTCCTGATTTATCAACTGTTCCTCGAACAGATATCATATTTTTCTGTTCACCAAACAATCCTACTGGTGCTGCTGCAACCAGGGAGCAACTGACCCAGCTGGTAAAGTTTGCTAAGCAAAATGGGTCAATCATAGTCTATGATTCTGCCTATGCCATGTATACGTCCGAGGACAACCCCCGCTCCATCTATGAAATTCCTGGAGCCAAAGAG GTTGCAATTGAGACATCATCATTTAGCAAGTATGCTGGTTTCACTGGAGTTCGTCTGGGTTGGACTGTAGTTCCAAAGATACTGCTATTTTCAGATGGATTTCCTGTAGCCAAGGACTTCAACCGTATTGTCTGTACTAGCTTCAATGGTGCATCCAACATTGCCCAAGCTGGTGGTCTGGCTTGCCTTTCACCAGAGGGCCTTAAG GCAATGCGTGATGTGGTCggtttctacaaagaaaatactaaTATAATAGTGGAGACATTTGATTCACTTGGTTTTAAAGTGTATGGTGGGAAGAATGCGCCATATGTGTGGGTTCACTTCCCTGGCAGAAATTCATGGGATGTATTCAGTGAGATTCTGGAGAAAACTCATGTTGTCACCACTCCAGGCAGTGGTTTTGGACCTGCTGGTGATGGGTTCATCAGGGTAAGCGCCTTCGGTCACAGGAAAAACGTTTTGGAGGCTTGTAAAAGATTCAAGCAGCTATACAAGTGA